Proteins encoded together in one Kitasatospora albolonga window:
- a CDS encoding lantibiotic dehydratase — protein sequence MAAFAAPELARTVDRHLEGSAGADRVDEAFAAAMTGLGRAVHDVCADPLFRQAVTWQNPGVLSSVAGVLRDGPTARRNERRRRREEIVAKYWQRYCTKNDTIGFFGPMSWSTVDNGGPRLAVRHGPALVRDAAVHFEWWALDALAAHLATDDRLRPWLPVARQPQLRLEGRRLVWPNRPAQDLTAGAAALVARCDGRRRAGELAAELTGAGTFRREADVYAQLDGLTAAGALRSGFDLPMDLGAERLLRELLEGIGDTGARAWALETMDRLCGARDTVAAATGPDELASAMAALEETFTAVTGRDARRRPGETYASRTLCHLDTVRDLDVTIGGDVLARMAGLAPLLQSARWLTARIAEVYTAALTGLYRELAADAGSPHVPLREMWFMAQALVFGDERPADPVVADFLDRWTEVLGLADVPHGTAELRFTAEELGARTARAFPADRPGWSEARVHSPDVHLCAADADALARGDYTLVLGELHIASAAFDTQFFALGHPEPQALRDALAADLPGSRVRLLLPHDWPRHCSRNAYWMHGPHDVELGFAPAPGADPDRLVPVTDLTVEDGPDGLVARTDDGRRWPVLEVFANMLGLQAFDTWKLAGAGGHTPRITVDDLVLVRRTWRTTVGAGGLADVTGEQQRYVAARRWRLAADMPEQVYVRVATDIKPQFVDFTSPVYVRLLCTMLRAARTKGGDDVEVIVTEALPTAEHAWLADGEGRRYSSELRLQIIDPEPSGRG from the coding sequence ATCGCCGCGTTCGCCGCCCCGGAGCTGGCCCGGACCGTGGACCGGCACCTGGAGGGCTCCGCCGGGGCCGACCGGGTGGACGAGGCGTTCGCCGCCGCGATGACCGGCCTGGGCCGGGCCGTCCACGACGTGTGCGCCGACCCGCTGTTCCGCCAGGCCGTCACCTGGCAGAACCCCGGCGTCCTCAGCTCTGTGGCCGGGGTGCTCCGCGACGGGCCCACGGCCCGGCGCAACGAGCGCCGCCGACGGCGGGAGGAGATCGTCGCCAAGTACTGGCAGCGCTACTGCACCAAGAACGACACGATCGGTTTCTTCGGCCCCATGAGCTGGTCGACGGTGGACAACGGCGGTCCACGGCTGGCGGTCCGGCACGGACCGGCGCTCGTCCGGGACGCGGCGGTGCACTTCGAGTGGTGGGCGCTCGACGCGCTGGCCGCCCACCTCGCCACCGACGACCGGCTCCGCCCCTGGCTGCCCGTGGCCCGCCAGCCGCAACTGCGCCTGGAGGGCCGCCGGCTGGTGTGGCCGAACCGGCCCGCGCAGGACCTGACGGCCGGCGCCGCCGCGCTGGTGGCCCGCTGCGACGGGCGCCGACGGGCCGGTGAGCTCGCGGCGGAGCTGACCGGGGCCGGTACGTTCCGCCGCGAGGCCGACGTGTACGCCCAGCTCGACGGGCTCACCGCCGCCGGGGCCCTCCGGTCAGGCTTCGACCTGCCGATGGACCTGGGGGCCGAACGGCTCCTGCGCGAGCTGCTGGAAGGCATCGGGGACACCGGGGCGCGGGCGTGGGCGCTGGAGACGATGGACCGGCTGTGCGGTGCCCGCGACACGGTGGCCGCCGCCACCGGACCGGACGAACTCGCCTCGGCCATGGCCGCGTTGGAGGAGACCTTCACGGCCGTCACCGGCCGGGACGCCCGGCGGCGGCCCGGCGAGACGTACGCGAGCCGCACCCTCTGCCACCTGGACACCGTCCGCGACCTGGACGTCACCATCGGCGGGGACGTGCTGGCCCGGATGGCCGGTCTGGCACCGCTGCTCCAGTCCGCGCGCTGGCTGACCGCCCGGATCGCGGAGGTGTACACGGCGGCGCTCACCGGGCTGTACCGCGAGCTGGCCGCCGACGCGGGCAGCCCCCATGTGCCCCTGCGCGAAATGTGGTTCATGGCCCAGGCACTCGTCTTCGGCGACGAACGGCCCGCCGACCCGGTGGTCGCGGACTTCCTGGACCGCTGGACGGAGGTGCTCGGACTGGCGGACGTCCCCCACGGGACCGCCGAACTCCGCTTCACCGCCGAGGAGCTCGGAGCCCGTACCGCCCGGGCGTTCCCCGCCGACCGGCCGGGCTGGTCCGAGGCGCGGGTGCACAGCCCCGACGTCCACCTCTGCGCCGCCGACGCCGACGCGCTGGCGCGTGGCGACTACACCCTCGTCCTCGGTGAACTGCACATCGCCTCCGCCGCGTTCGACACGCAGTTCTTCGCGCTCGGCCACCCCGAACCGCAGGCGCTGCGCGACGCCCTGGCCGCCGACCTCCCCGGCAGCCGGGTCCGCCTGCTGCTGCCGCACGACTGGCCCCGGCACTGCTCCCGCAACGCGTACTGGATGCACGGGCCGCACGATGTGGAACTGGGCTTCGCCCCGGCCCCCGGCGCGGACCCCGACCGGCTCGTACCGGTCACGGACCTGACCGTCGAGGACGGTCCGGACGGGCTCGTCGCCCGCACGGACGACGGACGGCGATGGCCGGTCCTGGAGGTCTTCGCGAACATGCTGGGCCTCCAGGCGTTCGACACCTGGAAGCTGGCCGGGGCGGGCGGCCACACCCCCCGGATCACGGTCGACGACCTCGTACTCGTACGCCGCACCTGGCGCACCACGGTCGGCGCGGGCGGACTGGCCGACGTCACCGGCGAGCAGCAGCGGTATGTGGCGGCCCGCCGCTGGCGGCTGGCGGCGGACATGCCCGAGCAGGTGTACGTCCGGGTCGCCACCGACATCAAGCCGCAGTTCGTCGACTTCACCAGCCCGGTGTACGTACGCCTGCTCTGCACCATGCTGCGCGCGGCCCGGACGAAGGGCGGCGACGACGTCGAGGTGATCGTCACGGAGGCGCTGCCCACGGCCGAGCACGCGTGGCTGGCGGACGGGGAGGGGCGGCGGTACTCCTCCGAGCTCCGGCTCCAGATCATCGACCCGGAGCCGTCCGGCCGGGGCTGA
- a CDS encoding MbtH family protein, producing the protein MTNPFDDPEGRFLVLVNDEGQHSLWPAFAEVPEGWTVAHPEDSRQACLDYVETHWTDLRPLSLVRAMEDAGPPPAAS; encoded by the coding sequence ATGACCAACCCGTTCGACGACCCCGAAGGCCGCTTCCTGGTCCTGGTCAACGACGAGGGCCAGCACTCGCTGTGGCCCGCCTTCGCCGAGGTGCCCGAGGGCTGGACCGTGGCGCACCCGGAGGACAGCCGCCAGGCGTGCCTGGACTACGTCGAGACCCACTGGACGGACCTGCGGCCCCTGAGCCTGGTGCGGGCGATGGAGGACGCCGGACCGCCACCGGCCGCGTCCTGA